Genomic window (Streptomyces sp. LX-29):
TCCGCCGCGGTCGGCCTTCGGTCGCTGGACACCGGCGGGGGACCAACCGCCCAGGTCATCCAGCCGGGCCCGGACGGCGGCCCACTCGGCCTCCCGCTCCAGTGCCCTCGGAACTCGCCCGTCAGAAGCGGCCGCCGCACGTAGGAATGACGCCATCCACGAAGCGTATCGGCCACATCACACAACGCGAGGGAGAGTGACAAGACTTCCGTTTCCACTTGCGGGCGGGGTGGGCTACTTCTAAAATCCCCGGCGGTTTCGACCGTCAGCGGCGGGAGACGACGCCGGAACCATCGCCCGGGGAACAGCAGTCGCACGGACCGCCGTTCGGATTGATCCCCCGAAGATCCCCCCGAGATCCCCCCGAGATCCCCCCGAGCGTCCCCGGCTTGAGCGACGCTCGCACGCCGCCGCATCGCACCCAGGTCACGCGGCCGCCGACCTAGAGTGCCTCGAAGGACGCGGCCCGGCTCAACGTGGTGTGGAAGCGCTGCCAGTTGGTGGCCACAGCCTCGTCTCCCGCGGTGACGGTGAAGTCCTCCGGTGAGACGAACGGAAGCCGGTCCCGGGTCTCCGCGTCGATCGCCTCCCAGGCGATCCGGTCCTGCTCAGCCGGCAGTGACCGAGCCGCATATGTGGCACTGCCAGTTTCCGTTGTTGAGTCGGTGGCCATCCGTCGAGCCGCAGCTTCCGCACATATCGTGTCTCCTTCAGCGATTGCACACACCCCTCATGTCAACTCGCGACCGGTCACCCTCTGTTCCACATCTACGCCGCGGAGATGTGCCGCGGTCGAAATTCGGTCCGGTATCGGTCGCGTGGCGGCCGGACGACGGCATGAGGAGAGGTCGCGCGGCGGCGGAGGAAGGGGGCGCGCGGCGGTACGGCGAGGGCTCGCGCGGCGGTCGAGCGCCCCTCGGCGAACGGGCCTCCGAGCGCTCGGCCACGAGCCCCGGGCGATCGGCCACGTTCAGCGGGCGCTCCCTTCAGCGGCGGTCACATGGACAGAGCGGGCGATCGGATGGGCGCGGGCGCCGGCCGGGAGTAGGCCGGGATGAATCGAGATCACTCGGGATCAGTCGGGGTCAGTCGGGTGCGCGCAGTCGGATGACCGTGACCGCCGCGTGCCGCGGGGTGGTGTCGGCCCGGACCTCCACGGTCAGCTCGGGCGGGACGGGACGGTAGGCGACCTCCGCGCCGACCATGTCGTGCGCGATCGCCTCGGGCACTTCGGGCGCCTCGAACTCTGGCGCCGCGGCTCCGTCGGTCGCGGCCTCCGCGTCCCTGTCGGCCTCGGCTCCCTCGGCCGCCGCTCCGTCCCGCGCGTCCCGCTGCAACCGGCGCAGCGGCTCGGCCAGTCGGGCGCGCAGCGCCGCGTCCAGCGGCGTGGAGACGACCGGGGTGTCGTCGCCGGGGAGGGCGAGCGCGAGCGCGCGGGGGCGGTAACGCGGCCCCACCACGCCGACCACCACCGCGTCCCGGGTGTCGGAGTGGCGGAGCTTGAGCCAGTACCGACCCGCGCGGTACGGCTGCGCCAGGCCCTTGACGACCAGTCCCTCGACGCCCACCGCGCGGAGGCTCTCGTACCACTCCGCGGCCTCCCCGCGGTCGGTGGTCATCGGCACGGGCTGGATCGGCGGGCCGTGTGGCTCCAGGAGCGCCACCAGGGCGGCACGCCGCTCGTCGTACGGGCGCGGCCGCAGGTCCCGTCCCTCTGCCGCCAGCAGGTCGAACGCGGCATAGGAGGCGGGGCGGCGGCGGGCCAGCCGGGCGGCGCGGGCGGGCGGCGCGGCTGCGCGCTGCTGCACGGCGGCGAAGTCGGTGCGGCCTTCGGTCCAGACGACGACCTCGCCGTCGAGCACCACCCCGGCGGGGAGCCGAAGCGCCGCCGTGACGAGGTCGGGGAAGGCGCGGGTGATGATGCGCCCGGACCGCGCCTGCAACAGCACCTCCTCCTCGGTCCGGAAGATCAGCACGCGGTGGCCGTCGAACTTCGGTTCGTAGGCCAGCCGCCGGCCGGCTGCCGGCGCCGGGAAGGTCTGGATGGGGCGCGCCAGCGCCACCCGCACCGGCGGGGTCACGGCCGGGGCGGCGATCACGGGGCCGGCACCGCGCCCGCGCGGCGGGCGTCCAGCAGCGGGTCCAGCAGGTCCCCATGGAGCTCCAGGCGCCCGGCCATGTCGTCGATGGTGAACTCCAACCGCTCCGGGCGCCGACAGCCGGCCACCTCCTCCCAGGTGACCGGTGCGGAGACGGTGGGCCGCGCGCGGGCCCGCGCGGTGTACGGGGCGGCGGTGGTCTTCGCCGCGGCGTTCTGGCTGAAGTCGACGAAGACCTTCCCCGGCCGCAGCGAGCGCTTCATCTGGTACAGGGCCAGGCCGGGCAGCGCCTGCGACGCCTCGATCGCCAGCCGTTTGGCATAGGCGCTGACCTCCCGCGACGGCGTCGGTCGCAGCGGCGCCAGCAGGTGCAGCCCCTTGGAGCCGCTGGTCTTGGCGCAGGCGTCCAGACCGTCGGCGGCCAGCCGCTCGCGCAGCCACACGGCCACGGCGCAGCAGTCCACGATGGTCGCCGGCGGACCGGGGTCCAGATCGAAGACGAGCCGGTCCGCGAGGGCGTGTCCGTCGTCGATCCGCCACATGGGGACGTGGAGCTCGACCACCAGGTTGGCCGCCCACATCAGGGTGGGCAGGTCCTGGATGAGCACCTGTCGCGCGGTCTCGCCCTGGGAGCGGGGGACCTCGGCGGTGCGCACCCAGTCGGGGATGCCCGGGGGCGGGTTCTTGGTGAAGAACAGTTGGCCGTCCGGCCCGTCGGGGTAGCGCAGGAACGCCACCGGGCGACCGTGCACATGGGGGAGAAGCACCTCGGCGGTCGCCGCGATGTAGTGCAGCAGCTCGCCCTTGGTGGTGCCGCTGGCCGGATAGATGACCTTGTCGAGATTGCGCAGGACGACCCGTCGCCCCTCCACCTCTGTGATCGGCGACATACGATGAGAATCTCATAAAAGGGACCTGAAGGATCTGAAGGGACCATCTATGCGATCCATCTGGAATGGGGCCATTTCCTTCGGCCTGGTCAGCATCCCGATCAAGATGTACCCGGCCACGGAGGACCACGCGGTCTCCTTCCGGCAGATCCACACCACCGACAACGGCCGAATCCGCTACCGAAAGGTGTGCGAGCTGGAGGACGAGACCGTCGACTCGGCGGAGATCGGCAAGGCGTATGAGGACGCCGATGGCAGCCTGATCCCGATCACCGACGACGACCTCGCCGCACTGCCGCTGCCCACCACCCATTCCCTGGAGATCGAGGCGTTCGTCCCGGCGAGCCAGATCGACCCGCTCCAGATGGGTGACGCCTACTACCTCGGCGCACACGGGACCACGTCGGCCAAGCCCTATGTCCTGCTGCGCGAGGCGCTCAAGCGCAGCGAGAAGGTCGCCATCACCAAGTACGTCCACCGGGGGCGGGAGCGGCTGGGCATGCTGCGCGTGGTGGGCGACACCATCGCCATGCACCGGCTGCTGTGGCCGGACGAGATCCGGGACGCCACCGGCCTGGCCCCGCAGGCGAAGGTGACGGTGAAGGACGCCGAGCTCGATCTCGCCGACACGCTGATGGACACCCTCGGCGAGGTGGACATGGACTCGCTGCACGACCAGTACCACGAGGCGTTGGAGGAGCTCGTCGCGGCGAAGGTCGCGGGGGCAACCCCGGCGGCCGAGCTCGGCGAGGCGCCGGTCCCCACCGGCAAGGTGGTCGACCTCATGGCGGCCCTCCAGGACAGCGTCCGCTCGGCCCGGAAGGCCCGGGGCGAGGAGGGCGTGGAGGCGGCGGGCGAGACCGAGGCGACGGTCACCCCGCTGCGCGGCCGCGGCCGCAAGGAGGCCGCCGCGGAGAAGAAGCCCGCCGCGACCAAGAAGGCGGCGTCCATGGCGAAGAAGGCCACCGGCGGCCGCGCCGCCGGCTCCGCCGCGAAGAAGCGCGCGGCCTCGGGTGGCACGGCCACGGGGGGCGCGAAGAAGACGGCCGCCGCCAAGAAGACCACGGCTCGGCGCAAGCCGAAGGCGGCGTCCTAGACCACCGCGCCCGGGCGAATCGGGTGACGGCCCCCCGCGCGCACCCCCGGGGGACGGCCGGTCAGGAGAAGTCAGCCGCATGGTCGGCGGCCCACTGAGCGAAGGTGCGCCCCGGCCGGCCCGTGATGCGCTCGGTCTCCGGGGAGATCTCGGCCGGGCGGCCGACGGACGCGGCGAACATGGTGAGCAGCGAGTCCGCGATCTCCGCCGACACATGCCCGCCGGTCATCGCCTCGCGGGCGGCCTCCCGACTGAGCTCCTCATAGCGCAGCGGACGCCCGATGGCCTCGCCGATGATGCGGACCTGCTCGGCCTGGGTGATCGACTGGGGCCCGCTGAGGACCGGCGCTCGGCCGACGAGGTCGTCGGTGAGCAGGGCGCGGGCGGCGACCGCCGCGATGTCGGCCTCGTGGATGGGGGCGAGCTGGGCCTCGGCGTACGGACCGCGCACCACGTCCCCGGCGCGGATCTGGCCCGCCCACTGCCCGGCGTTGGAGGCGAAGGCCCCGGGTCGCAGATGTGTCCACTCCACGCCGGTGGCCTCGATCGCGACCTCCAGCGCGCGATGGTGGTCGCCGATCGGGTTTCCCGACCCCGCCTCGGCCACCGCCGCGGAGGAGAGGGTCACGATGCGCCGCACGCCGTGCCAGGCGGCCTGACGGAGGAACTCCTCCGGGCCGCTCCCCCACAGCACAGCGGGGTTGAGGAAGACGGCCGTGACGCCGTCGAGCGGCAGGTCGCCGAGGCGCGCCACCCGCACCCCGGCGGGCATCCGCGCCGCCTCGGGATCGCGGGTCAGCGCGCAGACCTTCGCCCCCGCCTCGACCAGCTCGTCCACCACATACCGGCCGACGTTTCCGGTAGCCCCGGTCACCACGATCACGACGTCACTCCTCGTCTTGCCGCTGCTTCGTCTTGTCACGCTCTCGAGCTCCAGGTTCAACCATCCGGTTGAACTTGTCAACCAGCCATATGGATAAAGCTGTGGGCGCCGGGCTAGTCTGAACCCGTGAGCGAGATGCCCGAGACGCCCAAGCGCCCCCGCCGCGCCCCAGCCCCCGACGCCCGGAAGCTCGACGCCGAGCGCTCCCGGCGGCTGCTGC
Coding sequences:
- a CDS encoding NAD(P)H-binding protein, which gives rise to MIVVTGATGNVGRYVVDELVEAGAKVCALTRDPEAARMPAGVRVARLGDLPLDGVTAVFLNPAVLWGSGPEEFLRQAAWHGVRRIVTLSSAAVAEAGSGNPIGDHHRALEVAIEATGVEWTHLRPGAFASNAGQWAGQIRAGDVVRGPYAEAQLAPIHEADIAAVAARALLTDDLVGRAPVLSGPQSITQAEQVRIIGEAIGRPLRYEELSREAAREAMTGGHVSAEIADSLLTMFAASVGRPAEISPETERITGRPGRTFAQWAADHAADFS
- the ligD gene encoding non-homologous end-joining DNA ligase, translating into MSPITEVEGRRVVLRNLDKVIYPASGTTKGELLHYIAATAEVLLPHVHGRPVAFLRYPDGPDGQLFFTKNPPPGIPDWVRTAEVPRSQGETARQVLIQDLPTLMWAANLVVELHVPMWRIDDGHALADRLVFDLDPGPPATIVDCCAVAVWLRERLAADGLDACAKTSGSKGLHLLAPLRPTPSREVSAYAKRLAIEASQALPGLALYQMKRSLRPGKVFVDFSQNAAAKTTAAPYTARARARPTVSAPVTWEEVAGCRRPERLEFTIDDMAGRLELHGDLLDPLLDARRAGAVPAP
- a CDS encoding Ku protein translates to MRSIWNGAISFGLVSIPIKMYPATEDHAVSFRQIHTTDNGRIRYRKVCELEDETVDSAEIGKAYEDADGSLIPITDDDLAALPLPTTHSLEIEAFVPASQIDPLQMGDAYYLGAHGTTSAKPYVLLREALKRSEKVAITKYVHRGRERLGMLRVVGDTIAMHRLLWPDEIRDATGLAPQAKVTVKDAELDLADTLMDTLGEVDMDSLHDQYHEALEELVAAKVAGATPAAELGEAPVPTGKVVDLMAALQDSVRSARKARGEEGVEAAGETEATVTPLRGRGRKEAAAEKKPAATKKAASMAKKATGGRAAGSAAKKRAASGGTATGGAKKTAAAKKTTARRKPKAAS
- a CDS encoding ATP-dependent DNA ligase — translated: MARPIQTFPAPAAGRRLAYEPKFDGHRVLIFRTEEEVLLQARSGRIITRAFPDLVTAALRLPAGVVLDGEVVVWTEGRTDFAAVQQRAAAPPARAARLARRRPASYAAFDLLAAEGRDLRPRPYDERRAALVALLEPHGPPIQPVPMTTDRGEAAEWYESLRAVGVEGLVVKGLAQPYRAGRYWLKLRHSDTRDAVVVGVVGPRYRPRALALALPGDDTPVVSTPLDAALRARLAEPLRRLQRDARDGAAAEGAEADRDAEAATDGAAAPEFEAPEVPEAIAHDMVGAEVAYRPVPPELTVEVRADTTPRHAAVTVIRLRAPD